The following are encoded in a window of Fusarium verticillioides 7600 chromosome 6, whole genome shotgun sequence genomic DNA:
- a CDS encoding exosome complex component RRP40: MASDAVFVLPGDIIDPSLIPSHPKKPLRLGPGLRHVPPNDIVPTVAGQLVTDRQKNAIRVENARGKYTPRVGELVIGTVQRSAADLFYVTLSDYTAPALLPQLSFEGATKKTRPQLTAGALVYARIALANRHMDPEIECVSSSTGKSEGLGPLTGGMLYTVSLGMARRLMMPKSVQEGQVVVLEELGNAGLQFETATGRNGKFWVDSENVKTVIAVGRAVLETDEKRLDVEEQKKLVRKIIKDLS, from the exons atggcatctgATGCGGTGTTCGTACTGCCAGGCGATATCATTGATCCGTCTCTTATTCCTTCACATCCTAAGAAGCCTCTGCGGCTCGGTCCTGGCCTACGACATGTGCCTCCCAACGACATCGTTCCCACAGTCGCTGGCCAACTTGTAACTGATCGGCAAAAGAATGCAATTCGTGTAGAGAATGCTCGAGGAAAG TATACCCCTCGCGTCGGTGAGCTCGTCATCGGGACCGTCCAGCGCAGCGCCGCCGACTTATTCTATGTTACTCTCTCCGACTATACCGCGCCTGCTCTTCTACCACAACTTTCTTTCGAAGGCGCCACGAAGAAGACCCGTCCTCAGCTTACCGCGGGTGCACTGGTGTACGCACGGATTGCTCTCGCCAACCGCCACATGGACCCAGAGATCGAATGCgtatcttcttcaacaggAAAATCCGAGGGTCTGGGCCCTTTAACAGGCGGAATGCTCTACACCGTGTCACTTGGGATGGCTCGACGTCTGATGATGCCCAAGAGTGTGCAAGAAGGCCAGGTTGTGGTGCTGGAAGAGCTCGGCAACGCGGGCCTTCAATTTGAGACAGCTACAGGACGCAATGGCAAGTTCTGGGTTGACAGTGAAAATGTGAAAACGGTCATCGCTGTTGGGAGGGCAGTACTGGAgactgatgagaagagattAGATGTCGaagaacagaagaagcttgtcaGGAAAATCATCAAAGACCTAAGCTGA